The Carnobacterium mobile DSM 4848 genome includes a window with the following:
- a CDS encoding PTS transporter subunit EIIC, which yields MKHTQDYQSLAENIIRYVGGKENIEGLIHCVTRLRFYLTDESKANDEALQKLTGVLGVTTGGGQYQVIIGPAVNDVYDAVMSTLSLSENKSESAEPIPENSEDKTTLEKVKSRFNLLLGTITGSMTPIISILAASGVMKGLLALLTGLNVVSEASNFYLLVSAMADAVFYFLPILIGFNAATRLGGNSVLTAVIGGAIAYPTLLEAADKGLNVLSIGPVDFPFVSYSYSIFPMILAAWLVKKLEAWLKTWVPAFLQAIINPIILIGLVTSITFLITGPVITWLSFALASGLETFLNWNAPIFGAIIDGFYQILVIFGLHWGIMPIYINDFATLGYSHLSAMVSVTIVGQGGAALAVAMKTKKTELKEIGYAAAISAFCGITEPAIYGITLRYLRPFICASIGSAVGGFLVGLFDVNMWSIIGSLIGLPSYIDPELGITSNFWFALLATAVTLVVSFALTYFWGYNDSMQMREKREKPKNPAKVPLS from the coding sequence ATGAAACATACACAAGATTATCAAAGTTTAGCTGAAAACATCATTCGCTATGTCGGCGGTAAAGAAAATATAGAAGGGTTGATTCACTGTGTCACACGCCTCAGGTTTTATTTAACGGATGAGTCAAAAGCCAATGACGAGGCGCTCCAAAAGTTAACGGGTGTGCTTGGAGTCACGACTGGCGGCGGTCAGTACCAAGTCATTATTGGACCAGCTGTTAACGATGTATATGATGCTGTCATGTCCACATTATCTCTTTCTGAAAATAAATCAGAGAGTGCCGAGCCTATTCCTGAAAACTCAGAAGATAAAACGACCTTAGAAAAAGTGAAAAGTCGTTTCAACCTTTTATTAGGGACCATCACAGGATCCATGACTCCGATCATCAGTATTCTTGCTGCCTCAGGTGTGATGAAAGGCTTATTGGCTTTATTAACTGGATTAAATGTAGTATCTGAAGCGAGTAATTTTTATTTGCTTGTCAGTGCAATGGCTGATGCAGTCTTTTACTTCTTACCTATTTTGATTGGTTTTAATGCTGCCACTAGATTAGGCGGAAATTCCGTTTTAACAGCCGTCATCGGCGGTGCCATTGCCTATCCAACCCTGCTCGAAGCTGCTGACAAGGGGCTGAATGTCTTATCAATTGGCCCTGTTGATTTTCCATTTGTTTCTTATTCTTACTCTATTTTCCCCATGATATTAGCGGCCTGGTTGGTAAAAAAACTAGAAGCTTGGCTCAAAACTTGGGTTCCTGCTTTTCTGCAAGCCATTATTAACCCTATCATCCTTATCGGTTTAGTCACTTCAATCACCTTTTTGATCACTGGACCGGTCATTACCTGGTTATCTTTTGCTTTAGCAAGCGGTCTTGAAACTTTCCTGAACTGGAACGCGCCTATTTTTGGAGCCATTATTGACGGTTTTTATCAAATACTCGTCATTTTTGGATTGCATTGGGGTATTATGCCAATCTATATCAATGATTTTGCAACTTTAGGGTATAGCCACCTCTCAGCCATGGTAAGTGTAACAATTGTTGGACAAGGCGGTGCAGCATTGGCGGTCGCTATGAAGACTAAAAAAACAGAATTGAAAGAAATTGGGTATGCAGCAGCTATTTCCGCATTTTGCGGCATTACTGAACCAGCTATCTATGGCATCACGCTGCGTTACCTTCGTCCTTTTATTTGTGCCAGTATCGGCAGTGCAGTTGGCGGTTTTCTTGTCGGTTTGTTTGATGTGAATATGTGGAGCATTATCGGTTCGCTCATTGGGCTTCCATCCTATATAGACCCCGAATTAGGGATTACCTCTAACTTTTGGTTTGCACTGCTTGCAACGGCGGTTACCTTGGTTGTTTCGTTTGCACTCACTTACTTCTGGGGTTACAACGATTCCATGCAAATGAGAGAAAAACGCGAAAAACCAAAAAACCCAGCAAAAGTTCCGTTATCGTAG
- a CDS encoding tryptophan-rich sensory protein, translating into MKTAVKTWVNAIVFVIVLAINYISSTGVINNTDQKEMSDKYLTPITPAPFTFGIWGVIYTLLFISIIILILNRNKESYKRTIDTLSPLFWLSSLFNIGWIITFLYDQVLVSTVLILALTVVLAVINRLIVKINDNRKSILSLTFGLYNGWLLIASIVNIAAYLEKIDWNRGGLSEETWGIVLLSTALVVAILMMVLLKNAAFTLPGVWACLGIYQFLTSPEGFDNLYSRLPMISIVFSVILAISALAQFRTNKWKVVPVPKHNFHYRKGMNGL; encoded by the coding sequence ATGAAAACAGCTGTAAAAACTTGGGTGAACGCCATTGTATTTGTCATTGTCTTAGCGATTAATTATATAAGCAGTACAGGAGTGATAAATAATACGGATCAAAAAGAAATGTCTGATAAATACCTTACTCCGATCACACCGGCTCCTTTTACATTCGGTATATGGGGAGTGATCTATACACTACTTTTCATATCGATCATTATCCTGATTTTAAATCGGAACAAAGAAAGCTATAAAAGAACTATCGATACACTATCGCCTCTATTTTGGTTATCGTCCCTTTTTAATATAGGTTGGATCATTACTTTTTTATACGATCAAGTTTTGGTGTCAACTGTCTTGATATTGGCCCTTACAGTAGTTCTCGCAGTGATCAATCGACTGATTGTAAAAATCAATGACAATAGGAAAAGCATTTTATCTCTTACATTTGGACTTTATAATGGCTGGTTACTAATAGCGTCCATAGTGAATATCGCAGCTTACCTAGAGAAAATTGACTGGAATAGAGGAGGACTTTCAGAAGAAACATGGGGAATTGTTTTACTGAGTACGGCACTTGTAGTAGCTATTTTAATGATGGTCTTGCTAAAAAATGCTGCTTTTACTTTGCCAGGAGTATGGGCTTGTCTTGGAATTTACCAATTTTTAACTTCTCCTGAAGGATTTGATAACCTATATTCCCGTTTACCGATGATTTCTATCGTGTTCAGCGTTATTTTGGCTATCAGTGCCTTAGCACAATTTAGAACCAACAAGTGGAAAGTAGTACCAGTCCCAAAACACAATTTTCATTATAGAAAAGGGATGAATGGACTTTAA
- the gloB gene encoding hydroxyacylglutathione hydrolase, with protein MNIHPIKAFSDNYIWMIEEGTEAVVVDPGEAEGVMDYLKEQQLNLTAILLTHNHEDHIGGVKEILAKYSDTPVYGPEETVPLADRIVQEGESFKLLGQHFQVIKTGGHTHGHISFLMGDKALFCGDALFSAGCGRVFTGDYQAQYDALQKFKRLGDEIQVYAAHEYTQTNLRFAHSVQPSNKAVSEALDQVNDLRAKEDPTLPSTIGREKKINLFLQAETVEDFVALRKARDDF; from the coding sequence ATGAATATACACCCAATTAAGGCCTTTTCTGACAATTATATTTGGATGATTGAAGAAGGAACAGAAGCAGTGGTAGTCGATCCAGGAGAAGCTGAAGGTGTGATGGATTACCTAAAAGAACAGCAGCTGAATTTAACTGCCATTCTTTTGACCCATAACCACGAGGACCATATCGGTGGAGTAAAAGAGATCTTAGCGAAATACTCGGATACTCCCGTTTATGGACCAGAAGAAACCGTGCCCTTAGCTGATCGCATTGTTCAAGAAGGAGAAAGTTTCAAGTTATTGGGCCAACATTTTCAGGTCATCAAAACAGGAGGGCATACCCATGGGCACATCAGTTTCTTAATGGGAGATAAAGCCTTATTTTGTGGAGACGCCCTGTTCTCAGCAGGCTGCGGCCGGGTGTTCACCGGAGATTACCAAGCCCAATACGATGCCTTGCAGAAATTCAAACGCTTAGGTGATGAAATACAAGTTTATGCAGCTCATGAATATACGCAAACGAATCTACGTTTTGCCCATTCTGTGCAGCCGTCTAACAAAGCAGTTTCTGAAGCATTAGATCAAGTCAATGATTTGCGTGCAAAAGAAGATCCCACTTTACCGTCAACTATTGGACGGGAGAAAAAAATCAATCTGTTTCTTCAGGCAGAGACAGTGGAAGATTTTGTAGCGTTGCGCAAAGCACGTGATGATTTCTAA
- the fabV gene encoding enoyl-ACP reductase FabV: MLKFNQNIRGNVALGINPLGCKQEVVNQIDYVKNKGTYQGPKKVLIIGASSSYGLATRINLAFGAGADTIGVSFEKGPKNERNLGTAGWYNNIAFREAAEKEGLVAKNFVQDAFSHESKQEVIDYIKSEFGGKVDLVVYSLASGRRTDPDTGETYTSSIKAIGEPVVGPNINMQEQTFYTETLEPATEQEIHDTVKVMGGEDWQLWMEALKEADVLADGVLTTNYSYLGTELNHDYYGGGTLGRAKADCDEKANAINELLTDINGKALIVVATAVTTKASSVIPFFPVYCIGLYKVMEEKGTHETPIMHQDRIYREMIYGDKAEYDEVGRLRPDSWELDSDTQAKTKELILKLNEENFNSDMTAYDTFYKEFSNLSGFLVDNYVEQDVTLEELKALTY; this comes from the coding sequence ATGTTGAAATTTAACCAAAATATACGGGGAAATGTAGCCCTAGGTATCAATCCACTTGGATGCAAACAAGAAGTAGTGAATCAAATTGACTATGTGAAAAACAAAGGGACTTACCAAGGTCCAAAAAAAGTATTGATCATTGGCGCATCATCAAGCTACGGTTTAGCCACTCGGATCAACTTGGCTTTCGGTGCGGGAGCAGATACGATCGGCGTTTCTTTTGAAAAAGGACCAAAGAATGAAAGGAATCTAGGGACAGCTGGCTGGTACAACAATATTGCTTTTCGAGAAGCTGCTGAAAAAGAAGGTCTGGTTGCTAAAAATTTTGTGCAAGACGCCTTCAGCCATGAAAGTAAACAAGAAGTCATCGATTATATAAAGAGTGAATTTGGCGGCAAAGTAGACTTAGTCGTTTACAGTCTGGCAAGCGGTAGAAGAACCGATCCTGATACTGGAGAGACCTATACTTCTTCCATTAAAGCCATTGGGGAACCGGTTGTTGGCCCTAATATCAATATGCAAGAGCAGACTTTCTATACTGAAACGCTGGAACCTGCAACTGAACAAGAAATCCATGATACCGTCAAAGTAATGGGTGGAGAAGACTGGCAACTATGGATGGAAGCCCTAAAAGAAGCCGACGTGTTGGCAGATGGAGTTCTCACAACTAATTATTCTTACTTAGGAACTGAACTGAATCATGATTACTATGGCGGCGGTACGCTTGGCCGCGCTAAAGCCGATTGTGATGAAAAGGCAAATGCGATCAATGAATTATTGACTGATATTAACGGCAAAGCCCTGATTGTGGTTGCCACTGCCGTTACCACTAAAGCAAGTTCAGTTATTCCTTTCTTCCCAGTTTACTGTATTGGTCTTTACAAAGTCATGGAAGAGAAAGGTACCCACGAAACACCGATTATGCATCAAGATCGGATTTATCGAGAAATGATTTATGGTGACAAAGCCGAATATGATGAAGTCGGCCGACTAAGACCGGATAGTTGGGAACTTGACAGCGACACTCAAGCCAAAACGAAGGAACTTATTTTAAAACTAAATGAAGAAAACTTTAATTCTGACATGACAGCTTATGACACTTTTTACAAAGAGTTCTCAAATTTAAGCGGCTTCCTGGTTGATAACTATGTTGAACAAGACGTTACTCTAGAAGAATTAAAAGCATTAACGTATTAA
- a CDS encoding BCCT family transporter, with amino-acid sequence MNRGKKDYTAYLSSVIICVLFTIWGAIPGSLLGKYSMSHVAEVLQTFISKEFGWLYVLLMVVILIAAVYLLFSKYGNIKLGRQEDKPEFSYFSWVAMLFSAGMGIGLIFWGVAEPVMHLHDPAIPSSDKLANARESMTYTFFHWGLQPWAL; translated from the coding sequence ATGAATCGCGGAAAAAAGGATTATACAGCATATCTATCATCCGTCATTATTTGTGTCCTCTTTACGATATGGGGAGCTATACCGGGCAGTTTGCTGGGAAAGTACTCTATGAGTCATGTTGCAGAGGTGTTGCAAACGTTTATTTCGAAAGAATTCGGTTGGTTATATGTACTATTGATGGTAGTAATTTTGATAGCAGCTGTTTACTTACTGTTTTCTAAATATGGAAACATCAAATTGGGACGTCAAGAAGACAAACCTGAATTTAGTTATTTCTCTTGGGTGGCTATGTTGTTTAGTGCAGGAATGGGGATTGGATTAATTTTCTGGGGAGTGGCTGAACCGGTTATGCATTTGCATGATCCCGCTATTCCTTCTTCTGATAAGTTGGCAAATGCCAGAGAATCTATGACATACACCTTTTTTCACTGGGGCTTGCAGCCATGGGCGTTATAG
- a CDS encoding coenzyme F420-0:L-glutamate ligase, producing MENTVGTVVRGLRGPIINKGDDIEEIVVETVLNAAKNEGFSFADRDIVTITESIVARAQGNYASIDDVAEDIKAKFGDETIGVIFPILSRNRFANILRGIAKGAKSIVLMLSYPSDEVGNQLVEIDELDVKGVNPWTDVLTEAEFREHFGYKKHRFTGIDYIDYYRELIEAEGATCEVIFSNNPKTILTYTKHVLTSDIHSRFRTKRILSTNGAETVYGLDDILATSINGSGFNEAYGLLGSNKATEDTLKLFPNNCQPIVDGIQVKLKELTGKTIEVMVYGDGAFKDPVGKIWELADPVVSPAYTSGLEGTPNEVKLKYLADNNFSHLRGEELKQSISEYIQNKKDDLVGAMEAQGTTPRRLTDLIGSLSDLTSGSGDKGTPIVYIQGYFDNYTN from the coding sequence TTGGAAAACACAGTAGGAACAGTAGTACGCGGACTTCGTGGTCCAATTATCAATAAAGGCGACGATATCGAAGAAATTGTAGTAGAAACGGTATTAAACGCAGCTAAAAATGAAGGTTTTTCATTTGCAGATCGGGACATTGTTACTATAACCGAATCCATTGTAGCGCGCGCACAAGGAAATTATGCATCGATTGATGATGTTGCTGAGGATATCAAAGCAAAATTTGGTGATGAAACAATCGGCGTCATTTTCCCAATATTGAGTCGTAATCGCTTTGCAAATATTTTGCGCGGGATTGCTAAAGGGGCAAAAAGTATTGTCTTAATGTTGAGTTACCCTTCTGATGAAGTTGGAAATCAACTGGTCGAAATCGATGAACTGGATGTCAAAGGTGTCAATCCATGGACAGATGTTTTAACAGAAGCTGAATTCCGTGAACATTTCGGTTATAAAAAACACCGCTTTACCGGAATTGATTATATCGATTACTATCGAGAATTGATCGAAGCTGAAGGTGCAACGTGCGAAGTCATTTTCTCAAATAACCCCAAAACTATTTTAACCTATACTAAACACGTCTTAACAAGTGATATTCATTCACGTTTTAGAACAAAACGCATTTTATCAACAAATGGTGCTGAAACAGTCTATGGTCTTGATGATATTTTAGCAACTTCGATCAATGGCAGCGGCTTTAATGAAGCTTATGGATTGCTTGGGTCAAATAAAGCAACAGAAGATACTTTGAAACTCTTTCCAAATAATTGCCAGCCTATTGTTGATGGCATTCAAGTCAAATTAAAAGAACTAACAGGCAAAACCATTGAAGTCATGGTTTATGGCGATGGAGCATTCAAAGACCCAGTTGGAAAAATATGGGAACTTGCCGATCCAGTTGTTTCGCCTGCTTACACTTCAGGTCTTGAAGGGACGCCAAACGAAGTAAAATTGAAATACTTAGCCGATAATAACTTCTCTCATCTTCGGGGAGAAGAATTAAAACAATCGATTTCTGAATACATTCAGAACAAAAAGGACGATTTGGTCGGTGCGATGGAAGCACAAGGTACTACTCCTCGCAGACTAACAGACTTGATTGGTTCATTATCTGATTTAACTTCCGGCAGTGGAGACAAAGGAACACCGATCGTCTATATCCAAGGGTACTTCGATAATTACACAAATTAA
- a CDS encoding DUF1846 domain-containing protein → MKKIGFDSEKYLHEQSTYILERVQHYDKLYMEFGGKLIGDKHAKRVLPGFDEDAKMKLLATLKEQAEIIICVYAGDIERNKVREDYGITYDQDVLRLIDEYRAYGISVNSVLITRYQNQPNASVFITKLERSGIKVYTHQAIEGYPTNVETIVGEEGFAKNPYIETTKPIVVVTAPGPGSGKLATCLNQMYHEYENGNKTGYAKFETFPVWNLPLKHPVNIAYEAATVDLKDVNVIDNYHYEAYGEVAVNYNRDMETFPVIKRIIEKITGTDSIYQSPTDMGVNRLKTGIIDDQVVQEAAKQEIIRRSFAVENDYKKGTADEETLRRMQVILEETDQKQEDRVPVLPARHYAKAIQEKFNSTNLQAVIAIELPNGEIITGRTTTLMDASAAAILNALKLLANISDEIDLLAPMILQTIQHLKIDDLNSRVPTLSANELLIALAISAVTNPTAQLAYHQLPNLKDTQAHSTVILNRENEQTMKKLGIDITNDPVYPTENLYYN, encoded by the coding sequence ATGAAAAAAATTGGATTTGATTCAGAGAAATACTTGCACGAACAATCTACTTATATTTTGGAACGTGTACAACATTACGATAAGCTTTATATGGAGTTTGGCGGAAAATTGATTGGTGATAAACATGCTAAACGTGTCTTGCCAGGATTTGATGAAGATGCCAAAATGAAATTGCTAGCAACATTGAAAGAACAGGCGGAAATTATCATTTGTGTTTATGCAGGAGATATTGAACGAAACAAAGTGCGAGAAGACTATGGCATCACTTACGATCAAGATGTGTTGCGATTGATTGATGAGTATAGAGCTTATGGCATTTCTGTTAATAGCGTATTGATTACACGTTACCAAAACCAGCCGAATGCCAGTGTATTTATAACCAAACTAGAACGCAGCGGAATCAAAGTATATACACACCAAGCCATTGAAGGATACCCAACGAATGTGGAAACGATTGTAGGAGAAGAAGGATTCGCTAAAAATCCTTACATTGAAACGACAAAACCAATTGTTGTAGTGACCGCCCCAGGCCCTGGAAGTGGGAAACTAGCTACTTGCCTTAATCAGATGTATCACGAATACGAAAACGGCAATAAAACAGGTTATGCCAAGTTTGAAACATTTCCAGTATGGAACCTTCCATTGAAACACCCAGTAAATATTGCTTATGAGGCAGCAACCGTTGATTTAAAAGATGTAAATGTCATTGATAACTACCACTATGAAGCTTATGGGGAAGTAGCGGTCAATTACAATCGTGATATGGAAACATTTCCAGTCATCAAGCGCATCATTGAAAAAATAACGGGTACAGACTCCATTTATCAATCTCCAACAGATATGGGTGTCAACCGTCTAAAAACAGGTATCATTGATGACCAAGTCGTTCAGGAAGCAGCAAAACAAGAAATTATCCGCCGCAGTTTTGCTGTCGAAAACGATTATAAAAAAGGTACAGCTGATGAAGAAACTTTGCGCCGCATGCAAGTCATCTTAGAAGAAACCGATCAGAAACAGGAAGATCGCGTGCCTGTGCTGCCGGCTCGTCATTATGCCAAAGCCATACAAGAAAAATTCAATAGCACGAATTTGCAAGCCGTCATCGCAATCGAACTGCCCAATGGTGAAATCATTACAGGACGAACTACAACACTGATGGATGCTTCCGCTGCTGCTATTTTGAATGCTTTAAAGTTACTGGCAAATATTTCAGATGAAATTGATCTTTTAGCTCCAATGATCTTGCAAACTATTCAGCATTTAAAAATAGATGATCTGAACAGCAGAGTGCCAACATTGAGTGCCAACGAACTGCTTATTGCATTGGCAATCAGTGCGGTAACCAACCCGACAGCTCAGCTTGCTTATCATCAGCTGCCTAATCTTAAAGATACACAAGCTCATTCAACGGTTATTTTAAACAGAGAAAACGAACAAACTATGAAAAAACTGGGCATTGATATCACCAATGATCCAGTATATCCAACCGAAAACTTGTATTACAATTAA
- a CDS encoding PspA/IM30 family protein gives MAILDRFSDIISANINSLIDRMEDPEKMIDQYLRNMTEDLAEVKRNTAGVIAEETRTKRAVDQNEAEVMKYNDYAKKALSAGNEDDARIFLKKKQELENVGTGLAQSYAAAHENAMKMRQMHDKLASDIETLKGRRAMIKGKMSVAKTQEKLNNVSESVGKTQGAMGSFSRMEDKADRMLDEANAMSELNQEPVDEAKSLEEKYSSEGSAAVEDELSRLKSEMGL, from the coding sequence ATGGCTATTTTAGACCGTTTTTCCGATATTATTAGTGCGAACATCAACTCACTTATCGACCGAATGGAAGATCCAGAAAAAATGATCGATCAGTACTTACGTAACATGACAGAAGATTTGGCAGAAGTTAAACGCAATACCGCTGGGGTCATTGCAGAAGAAACCCGTACTAAACGTGCAGTTGACCAAAACGAAGCCGAAGTGATGAAATACAATGATTACGCTAAAAAAGCTTTATCAGCTGGCAATGAAGACGATGCACGTATTTTCCTGAAGAAAAAACAAGAATTGGAAAACGTCGGTACCGGCTTGGCACAATCTTATGCTGCTGCACACGAAAATGCAATGAAGATGCGTCAAATGCATGACAAACTGGCTTCTGATATTGAAACTTTAAAAGGTCGTCGTGCCATGATCAAAGGCAAGATGTCTGTAGCGAAAACGCAGGAAAAGCTGAACAATGTCAGCGAATCTGTTGGCAAAACGCAAGGTGCAATGGGTTCATTCTCACGGATGGAAGATAAAGCTGATCGGATGCTGGATGAAGCCAATGCGATGTCAGAATTAAACCAAGAGCCGGTTGATGAAGCTAAATCACTGGAAGAAAAATACTCTAGCGAAGGGTCAGCTGCTGTTGAAGACGAGCTGAGCCGTCTGAAGTCAGAAATGGGCTTATAA
- a CDS encoding alpha/beta fold hydrolase has product MGMTKEHLYVETNGIKLHVVQQGPEEGQLVILLHGFPEYWYGWRNQISDLANKGFRVWAPDQRGYNLSDKPKKVSDYRINHLVEDIAGLIKASGKEKAILVGHDWGGIVAWRVARVYPELLQKLVILNAPHEAAMTRQISQHPVQILKSSYILFFQLREIPERLFRLSDWNFAVKVLKNSSQKGTFNKDDLQKYRAAWSRLGAMRSMMNWYRANIRNLSDPTIPSRVTVPTLVIWGAKDHFLGHELASKSLEFCDEGQGVLLGEATHWVHHEEPEHVNNLIVNFIDEL; this is encoded by the coding sequence ATGGGGATGACAAAAGAGCATTTATATGTAGAAACGAATGGAATTAAACTGCACGTTGTTCAACAAGGGCCTGAAGAAGGACAACTGGTTATTTTGCTGCATGGGTTTCCCGAATACTGGTATGGCTGGCGCAACCAAATTTCTGATTTGGCAAATAAAGGATTCCGAGTATGGGCACCGGACCAAAGAGGGTACAATCTCAGTGATAAACCTAAAAAAGTAAGTGACTACCGAATAAATCATTTAGTTGAGGACATTGCGGGTTTGATCAAAGCTTCTGGAAAAGAAAAAGCGATTCTTGTGGGCCATGATTGGGGAGGAATTGTGGCTTGGAGAGTGGCGAGAGTGTATCCTGAGCTGCTGCAGAAGTTAGTCATCCTCAATGCACCTCATGAAGCAGCTATGACCAGACAAATCTCACAACACCCCGTACAAATTCTGAAAAGCTCATATATCCTTTTCTTTCAATTGCGAGAGATACCGGAGAGATTATTTAGACTGTCCGATTGGAATTTTGCGGTAAAGGTGTTGAAGAATAGCAGCCAGAAAGGTACATTCAACAAGGATGATTTACAAAAATACCGTGCTGCCTGGTCTCGATTGGGAGCCATGCGTTCGATGATGAATTGGTATCGCGCTAATATACGCAACCTTTCCGACCCAACTATTCCATCCCGAGTCACTGTGCCCACCTTAGTGATATGGGGAGCCAAAGATCACTTCTTGGGTCATGAGTTGGCCAGTAAAAGTCTTGAATTTTGTGATGAAGGCCAGGGAGTACTACTAGGAGAAGCTACTCACTGGGTGCATCATGAAGAACCAGAACATGTCAATAATCTGATTGTTAACTTTATCGATGAACTATAG
- a CDS encoding DNA alkylation repair protein, whose protein sequence is MDVETVMQELEALGKERTKKIYLSNGAHEPLFGVATGAMKPMTKKIKINQQLAEELYATGNYDAMYFAGIIADPKAMTESDFDRWIDAAYFYMLSDYVVAVTLAEADIAQDVADKWIASGQELKMSAGWSCYCWLLGNRPDNQFSESKISNMLDIVKKEIHQSPERTKASMNNFLYTVGVSFLPLNEKAIEVAREVGTVEIKREKKKNSLLNAYESIQKEKDRGRLGFKRKYVRC, encoded by the coding sequence ATGGATGTCGAAACAGTGATGCAGGAGCTTGAAGCCTTAGGTAAGGAAAGAACGAAAAAAATATACCTATCCAACGGTGCCCATGAGCCGCTTTTTGGCGTGGCTACCGGTGCGATGAAGCCAATGACAAAGAAAATCAAAATAAATCAACAGCTGGCTGAAGAGCTTTATGCTACTGGGAACTATGATGCCATGTACTTTGCAGGGATCATTGCCGATCCGAAAGCCATGACAGAATCCGATTTTGACCGTTGGATAGATGCCGCTTATTTTTATATGCTATCTGATTATGTGGTGGCCGTAACATTGGCTGAGGCTGATATTGCACAAGATGTTGCTGATAAGTGGATTGCCAGCGGTCAAGAATTGAAAATGTCTGCAGGCTGGAGCTGCTACTGTTGGCTTCTAGGTAATCGACCGGACAATCAATTTTCTGAAAGCAAGATTTCCAATATGTTGGATATTGTGAAAAAGGAAATTCATCAGTCACCAGAGCGAACGAAAGCATCGATGAATAATTTCTTATACACTGTTGGTGTTTCATTTTTACCACTAAACGAAAAGGCCATTGAGGTCGCAAGAGAAGTAGGGACAGTAGAAATTAAGCGAGAAAAGAAAAAAAACAGTCTCTTAAATGCTTATGAAAGCATCCAAAAAGAAAAGGATAGAGGAAGGCTAGGTTTCAAACGCAAATATGTAAGATGTTAG
- a CDS encoding TPM domain-containing protein produces MGRGGGSRGGGSFGGSRGGGGSFGGNRGGAGRSSGGGRGGGSFGGGSSGRGSYGGNRGSGGPIFRPGPIFIPGGSRRRYGRGPSYYGGGGGNSGCGCGTILIILFILFVLFSLFSGGLLFGSTTSGSNDITKSTIERKPLDKGSVNETAYFTDEAGWIGNQTELTKGLKHFYNETGVQPYVYITDKINGSTSTNLTNEEMANFANQLYDQLFTDEAHLLLVFYEPVPSQYMDYYVTGTQAKSVIDAEAGDILLDYIDRYYYDNSLSDEEVFSQAFQKSADRIMEVTKSPWITVFIVIGSVLLIGLLFIWWQRSKQQKNLEAKQTEAILNTPLEKYGSSEAEDLAKKYEDDKK; encoded by the coding sequence ATGGGCAGAGGTGGTGGAAGCCGAGGTGGTGGTTCATTCGGTGGAAGCCGAGGCGGCGGCGGTTCGTTCGGCGGAAACAGAGGAGGTGCCGGTCGCAGCAGCGGCGGCGGTAGAGGCGGTGGCTCATTTGGCGGCGGTTCATCTGGCCGCGGATCTTATGGTGGCAACCGCGGGTCAGGCGGACCGATTTTCAGGCCAGGACCCATCTTTATACCAGGCGGATCAAGACGTCGTTACGGAAGAGGACCAAGTTATTATGGTGGCGGAGGAGGAAACTCCGGATGCGGATGTGGAACAATCTTGATTATCTTATTCATTTTGTTTGTTCTGTTTTCTTTATTTAGCGGCGGCCTATTGTTTGGCAGCACTACTAGTGGTTCGAATGATATCACGAAATCAACGATAGAACGTAAGCCGTTAGACAAAGGCTCTGTAAATGAAACAGCTTACTTTACAGATGAAGCTGGTTGGATCGGCAACCAAACAGAATTAACTAAAGGTCTGAAGCATTTTTACAATGAAACAGGCGTTCAGCCTTACGTTTACATTACAGACAAGATCAACGGGTCTACTAGTACGAATCTGACAAATGAAGAAATGGCTAACTTTGCCAATCAACTTTATGATCAGCTATTTACAGATGAGGCACATCTCCTACTTGTATTCTATGAACCTGTCCCGAGTCAATATATGGATTATTATGTGACCGGAACACAGGCGAAAAGCGTCATTGATGCAGAAGCCGGCGACATTCTATTAGATTACATTGACCGCTATTATTACGATAATAGTTTGTCAGACGAAGAAGTTTTCAGTCAGGCTTTTCAAAAATCAGCTGACCGTATCATGGAAGTTACTAAATCTCCATGGATTACTGTCTTTATCGTTATTGGCAGCGTACTGCTGATAGGTCTGCTCTTTATTTGGTGGCAACGCTCCAAACAACAGAAGAACCTTGAAGCTAAGCAAACTGAAGCTATCCTCAACACACCACTGGAAAAATACGGCAGCTCAGAGGCAGAAGATTTGGCAAAAAAATATGAAGACGATAAAAAATAA